From the genome of Paraburkholderia largidicola:
GCCCCGATCCCGTCACGCTGCGCGACGAACTGGCGCCGCTCTCGGTGCGCACCGAGATCAGCGGCGAAACGCTCTTCTGTTATGTCGACGACCCGCAACCCGTTCACGCGCGGCTGAAGCAGCGCGTGGGGCTGCGCTATCTGCACCGGCCGGCGAATCTCGAAGACGTGTTCCTGCGCCTGACCGGGCGCGAAATGCAGGACTGACGAGCACACACTCATTCGCCAACGACATCCAGGCGCACAGCACACATGGACTTACGCACTTACGACACCCCCGAACACGCCGCGGCACGCGAGCGCTTCGCCGCGCTGCCCGCGAACGCCGTCAACTGGATCGCCGTCTGGCGGCGCAACTATCTGGTGTGGCGCAAGCTCGCGCTCGCGTCGATGTTCGGCAATCTCGCCGATCCGATGATTTATCTGTTCGGACTCGGCTTCGGCCTCGGGCTGATGGTCGGACATGTCGACGGAGTCTCGTACATCTCGTTCCTTGCGGCGGGCACAGTGGCGTCGAGCGTGATGATGTCGGCGAGCTTCGAGTCGACGTATTCGGGCTTTTCTCGGATGCACGTGCAGCGCACCTGGGAAGCGATCATGCACACGCCGCTCACACTCGGCGACATCGTGCTCGGCGAGGTCGTGTGGGCGGGCAGCAAGGCCGTGCTGTCGGGCGCCGCCATCATGGTCGTGGCGGGCGCGCTCGGCTATGCGAGCTTTCCGTCGATGCTCATCGCGCTGCCCGTCATCGTGCTGGCGGGGCTGGCGTTTGCGAGCACGGCGATGATCGTGACGGCGCTCGCGCCCTCGTACGATTTCTTCATGTTCTATCAGACGCTGGTGCTCACGCCGATGCTGCTGCTCTCGGGCGTGTTCTTTCCGCTGTCGCAATTGCCGCCCGCTGCGCAATTCGCCGCGCAACTGCTGCCGCTTGCGCACACCGTCGACCTGATCCGCCCGGCGCTGCTCGACCGTCCGATGAGCGACGCGGCGCTACATGTGGCCGTACTGGCCGCCTATGTGGTGGTGCCGTTCTGCGTATCGGCGGTGCTGTTTCGCCGCCGCATGATGCGCTGAGGGCGCCGCGCGCAGGTTCCTGCGCGGCGGCGCCCTCAAGCAGATTGAATCAGATCACTCTTCGTCGTCCGACCACGGCACGTCGACGTCCGAGATGAACTCGACCGTCGCGAACGGCCCGCCTTCCTGCCGGCCGATCTTGCCGTCCGCGCGATGCCATTCGACGCGGAACATCGTGCCGGGATCGTCGGAGCGCAAACGGATCGTGCGCAACTCTTCCGGGTCGGCTTCCTCGACGGGGCCATCGAGCGAAACGAGCAGCGCCTGCGGCCACATACCTTCGACGGGATCGTAAATGCGGTCGCCGTCGGGAATCGACGTATGCGCTTCGACGCCGATCGTCGCCGATGCGTCGATGATCATCTTGCCCAATGCGCGCAGCACGGCTGTCGCGCGCGCCGAATTGGCCTGACGGATAGCGAGATCCCCACGCGTCAGCGCCTGTTCGAGTTTCGGATTGGTCTTTTGTTGGGCCATGCGATGTCCTGAATTAACTGGTTGGCGCTTGCACGCCGTTTTGTGCAGCTGAATGATTCGTCCTGTCTTGCGCCGCGTTGGCAGCATGAACGGGCGCCATCGTAGCATTTGCGTCCGTCCGCCTGCGTCTTGCAGTGCAACAAGGCAGCGTCCATGCAACCAGGCGATGCATCGCGATCGCGCGCTTGCCTCCCCAGTGTAGGACGAGATTCGCCGCCGCGACGCCGCGTTTTGATTACGGACGCTTGCTCAGAAGCCGAGCGCCACGGCCAGCAGCCCGGCCAGCACGCCGAACGCGACCACGCCGACGGCCACGACGGTCAGCACGCGCGGCCGGAACGAGCGCGCGAGCATCGCGAGCGACGGCACGCTGATGG
Proteins encoded in this window:
- a CDS encoding ABC transporter permease → MDLRTYDTPEHAAARERFAALPANAVNWIAVWRRNYLVWRKLALASMFGNLADPMIYLFGLGFGLGLMVGHVDGVSYISFLAAGTVASSVMMSASFESTYSGFSRMHVQRTWEAIMHTPLTLGDIVLGEVVWAGSKAVLSGAAIMVVAGALGYASFPSMLIALPVIVLAGLAFASTAMIVTALAPSYDFFMFYQTLVLTPMLLLSGVFFPLSQLPPAAQFAAQLLPLAHTVDLIRPALLDRPMSDAALHVAVLAAYVVVPFCVSAVLFRRRMMR